A single window of Larus michahellis chromosome 17, bLarMic1.1, whole genome shotgun sequence DNA harbors:
- the ROBO4 gene encoding roundabout homolog 4 isoform X1 — protein MAGGWATALGLGLCLAALRRGGCHPPGAAPAPQTAAALRDNFRLQPGDLVATAGQALELDCVPPSGHPEPRVTWKKDGVTLDLTGDRYLVTNGKLRVAPARRGDSGIYVCVAANAAGERESRGARVSVLEKPTIVRRPSDAVAVAGSTVELGCGAQGDPAPRVQWHKERGDLPWGRHEVDRENTLRLYAVTATDAGAYVCTAQSQLGTAAATARLRVEDRLPTGRREAAPRDLLAMRLHLDNGTALPAAAAVRLRWRVLTPAPAPEGYVVLYRCLLPATTAWVQHDAGRDLSTVIPALRRGYKYEFKVRPYAGGTQGLDSNSRHLWIPEEGGLSTAVPAVPSAAPQHITVGQAETGNGTVVVSWEPPPPEAHNGIIRGYKVWSMGEGWQRPTNRTVDGGTHHLETLLPSPGAEFCVQVAAFNGAGLGVPSNVTCSILGLTAGSTRVVQVLRQPAVIAAAGSLLWLALLALLLLLCQRRASQDAAARHRLAAGDSPWLGGPWKPGCAPPNLSSSSSLSSRLLGSDGRDPHPSTLSLDPSSLGPPTPPNHSSLHGGHQPPLGDAGCYVGGHPGVRTSPSTPNPAPWERVRKRELHQVHSTPLLAGGPGHVPGSEWGTDFGLAAGWPRQRGHDGDAATAAAAGGDPWQLPVFSSPKPRRGSASLAAGVTGLPVTPPRPPHAWHPPVTRSPATARPRDTSPNTRRPKDVSQVTGTPRDASPVTRRPKDVSSLAEIPRDMSPATRRPKDMGTTVAGIPRDMSPATRRPRDTSSVTESPTPAARHPRDMSLVTENPKDMFLATRRPKDVSPVTRHPRVKSPVTRCHEDTCPATRQPREPSPATRHQRDTISVTRHPEDTSPVTRCPRDMSPVTRHPEEMSPVPGHHRDTFLGSRYPKDMSPATRHPRDPSPVTKRQWDMSPATRQPEDTSSANGHPRDKSPVTKVPKEKSPGTAHREDKFLSTSRYPEDMSPVTMHPKDTSPDTRHPRDTSPDTRRPDEKSPAPGHRRDAFLGSRYPKDMSLVTRHRRDPSLVTRHPRDMFLATRYPNDTSLATRHPRDRSPRPGRLSPVLSDGVLTPQRVAEDLEMDQDTICPSAPVPAMPRSFSPPHTYGYIYGPPASELGEEEEEEEEEEEEQPVTRGSPGGSLLNGWGSVSEDNFTSARCSLVSSCDGSFLLDASFARALAVAVDGLCFSLEDTDGSYGGPSPPPSPLEEVFSPGVPIPTWDWGTALGVPRRPRMEAAVGIPQHGGHGMGSGGPWARAGGEMGTGGTEAWRSPGRRMRQGQSPLSSAKNQLY, from the exons ATGGCGGGCGGCTGGGCGACGGCGTTGGGACTGGGGCTCTGCCTCGCCGCGCTGCGCCGGGGAG GCTGCCACCCCCccggcgcagccccggccccccaaACCGCAGCTG CGCTGCGGGACAATTTCCGCCTGCAGCCGGGTGATTTGGTGGCCACGGCGGGGCAAGCGTTGGAACTGGATTGCGTCCCCCCCTCGGGGCACCCCGAACCCCGCGTCACCTGGAAGAAGGACGGGGTGACCTTGGACTTGACGGGTGACCGGTACTTGGTCACCAACGGGAAGCTGCGGGTGGCACCGGCGCGGCGCGGCGATTCCGGGATCTACGTCTGCGTGGCGGCCAACGCGGCGGGCGAGAGGGAGAGCCGGGGCGCCCGCGTCTCCGTCCTGG AGAAGCCGACCATCGTGCGGCGCCCGAGCGACGCCGTGGCGGTGGCCGGCAGCACCGTGGAGCTGGGCTGCGGCGCCCAAGGTGACCCAGCGCCGCGGGTGCAGTGGCACAAGGAACGCGGGGACCTGCCCTGGGGCAG GCACGAGGTGGACCGGGAGAACACGTTGCGCCTCTACGCCGTGACGGCCACCGACGCCGGCGCCTACGTGTGTACGGCACAGAGCCAGCTgggcaccgccgccgccaccgcccgcctcCGCGTGGAGG ACCGCCTGCCAACGGGCCGGCGGGAGGCCGCGCCCcgggacctgctggccatgcgGCTGCACCTGGACAACGGCACCGCgctgcctgccgccgccgccgtccggCTCCGCTGGCGG GTGCTGACGCCGGCACCGGCGCCGGAGGGCTACGTGGTGCTGTAccgctgcctgctccctgccaccaCCGCCTGGGTCCAGCACGACGCGGGCAGGGACCTCAGCACCGTCATCCCCGCGCTCCGCAGGGGCTACAAGTATGAGTTCAAGGTCCGACCTTACGCTGGAGGGACCCAGGGCTTGGACAGCAACAGCAGGCACCTCTGGATACCCGAGGAAG ggggcctCAGCACCGCTGTCCCGGCAGTGCCAAGCGCGGCGCCCCAGCACATCACTGTGGGCCAGGCTGAGACGGGGAACGGCACCGTGGTCGTGAGCTGGGAGCCACCTCCTCCTGAGGCCCACAACGGCATCATCCGGGGCTACAAG GTCTGGTCAATGGGGGAGGGGTGGCAACGCCCCACCAACAGGACAGTGGACGGAGGCACCCACCACCTGGAAACCCTCCTCCCGAGCCCTGGGGCCGAATTCTGCGTCCAGGTGGCAGCTTTCaacggcgcggggctgggggtccccagcaATGTCACCTGCAGCATCCTGG GGCTGACAGCGGGGAGCACCAGGGTGGTGCAGGTGCTGCGGCAGCCCGCCGTCATCGCAGCCGCCGGCTCGCTGCTCTGGCTGGCCTtgctcgccctcctcctcctcctctgccagcgccgcgccagccaggACGCCGCGGCTCGCcacag GCTGGCGGCCGGTGACTCGCCGTGGCTCGGTGGCCCCTGGAAacctggctgtgccccccccaacctcagcagcagcagcagcctcagcagccGGCTCCTGGGCAGCGACGGCAGGGACCCCCACCCCTCCA ccctgtccttgGACCCCTCGAGCCTcggcccccccacgccccccaaCCACAGCAGCCTCCACGGGGGCCACCAGCCGCCCCTTGGGGACGCAGGGTGCTACGTcggggggcaccctggggtgcgcACCTCGCCCAGCACCCCCAACCCCGCACCCTGGGAGCGCGTCCGCAAGAGAG AGCTGCACCAAGTGCACAGCACCCCGCTGCTCGCCGGTGGCCCCGGCCACGTCCCCGGGAGCGAGTGGGGGACGGATTTTGGGCTGGCAGCTGGGTGGCCTCGGCAAAGGGGACACGACGGTGACGCCGCCACCGCCGCGGCGGCCGGAGGGGACCCGTGGCAGCTGCCGGTCTTCAGCTCCCCCAAACCACGTCGGGGCAGCGCCTCACTGGCCGCCGGCGTCACCGGCTTACCGGTGACACCCCCGAGGCCACCCCACGCCTGGCACCCACCGGTGACGCG GTCCCCGGCCACTGCACGTCCCAGGGACACGTCCCCCAACACCAGGCGCCCCAAGGACGTGTCCCAAGtcactgggacccccagggacgcCTCCCCAGTCACCAGGCGCCCCAAGGACGTGTCCTCGCTCGCTGAGATCCCCAGGGACATGTCCCCGGCCACGAGACGCCCCAAGGACATGGGCACCACGGTCGCTGGGATTCCTAGGGACAtgtctccagccacccggcgccCCAGGGACACATCCTCGGTCACTGAGAGCCCCACACCAGCCGCCAGACACCCCAGGGACATGTCCCTGGTCACTGAGAACCCCAAGGACATGTTCCTGGCCACCAGGCGCCCCAAGGATGTGTCACCAGTCACCAGGCACCCCAGGGTCAAGTCCCCAGTCACCAGATGCCATGAGGACACGTGCCCAGCCACCAGGCAGCCCAGGGAGCCATCGCCAGCCACCAGGCACCAGAGGGACACAATCTCAGTCACCAGGCATCCTGAGGACACATCCCCGGTCACCAGGTGCCCCAGGGACATGTCCCCCGTCACCAGGCACCCCGAGGAGATGTCGCCAGTCCCCGGGCACCACAGGGACACGTTCCTGGGGAGCAGGTACCCCAAGGACATGTCCCCAGCCACCAGGCACCCTAGGGACCCATCACCAGTGACCAAGCGCCAGTGGGACATGTCACCAGCCACCAGGCAGCCCGAGGACACGTCCTCAGCCAACGGACACCCGAGGGACAAGTCCCCAGTCACCAAGGTCCCCAAGGAGAAGTCTCCAGGCACTGCACACCGCGAGGACAAGTTTCTCTCCACCAG CAGGTACCCTGAGGACATGTCACCGGTCACCATGCACCCCAAGGACACATCCCCAGACACCAGGCACCCAAGGGACACATCCCCGGACACCAGACGCCCCGATGAGAAGTCTCCAGCCCCTGGTCACCGCAGGGACGCTTTCCTGGGCAGCAGGTACCCCAAGGATATGTCCCTGGTCACCAGGCATCGCAGGGACCCATCACTGGTGACCAGGCACCCAAGGGACATGTTCCTGGCCACCAGGTACCCCAATGACACATCCCTtgccaccaggcaccccagggacAGGTCCCCACGCCCTGGCCGCCTCTCACCGGTGCTCAGCGATGGGGTCTTGACGCCTCAACGAGTGGCCGAGGACCTGGAGATGGACCAGGACACCATCTGCCCCAG CGCCCCAGTGCCGGCCATGCCCCGGTCCTTCTCGCCGCCGCACACCTACGGCTACATCTACGGGCCACCAGCCTCCgagctgggtgaggaggaggaggaggaagaggaggaggaggaagagcagccagTGACGAGGGGCTCACCGGGGGGGTCGCTGCTGAACGGCTGGGGCTCTGTCTCAGAGGACAACTTCACCAGCGCCCGCTGCAGCCTGGTGAGCTCCTGCGATGGCTCCTTCCTCCTGGACGCCAGCTTCGCCCGGGCGCTGGCGGTGGCCGTCGATGGCCTCTGCTTCAGCCTCGAGGACACCGACGGGAGCTATGGGG GTccctcaccaccaccatcacccttGGAGGAGGTCTTCTCGCCcggggtccccatccccacctggGACTGGGGGACTGCGCTGGGGGTGCCGCGGAGACCCAGGATGGAAGCGGCTGTGGGCATCCCACAGCACG GTGGCCACGGGATGGGCAGCGGTggcccctgggccagggcaggtggtgagatggggacaggagggacagaaGCGTGGCGTTCTCCGGGGCGTAGGATGCGGCAAGGCCAGAGTCCCCTCAGCTCGGCTAAAAACCAGCTTTATTAA
- the ROBO4 gene encoding roundabout homolog 4 isoform X6, translating to MAGGWATALGLGLCLAALRRGGCHPPGAAPAPQTAAALRDNFRLQPGDLVATAGQALELDCVPPSGHPEPRVTWKKDGVTLDLTGDRYLVTNGKLRVAPARRGDSGIYVCVAANAAGERESRGARVSVLEKPTIVRRPSDAVAVAGSTVELGCGAQGDPAPRVQWHKERGDLPWGRHEVDRENTLRLYAVTATDAGAYVCTAQSQLGTAAATARLRVEDRLPTGRREAAPRDLLAMRLHLDNGTALPAAAAVRLRWRVLTPAPAPEGYVVLYRCLLPATTAWVQHDAGRDLSTVIPALRRGYKYEFKVRPYAGGTQGLDSNSRHLWIPEEGGLSTAVPAVPSAAPQHITVGQAETGNGTVVVSWEPPPPEAHNGIIRGYKVWSMGEGWQRPTNRTVDGGTHHLETLLPSPGAEFCVQVAAFNGAGLGVPSNVTCSILGLTAGSTRVVQVLRQPAVIAAAGSLLWLALLALLLLLCQRRASQDAAARHRLAAGDSPWLGGPWKPGCAPPNLSSSSSLSSRLLGSDGRDPHPSTLSLDPSSLGPPTPPNHSSLHGGHQPPLGDAGCYVGGHPGVRTSPSTPNPAPWERVRKRELHQVHSTPLLAGGPGHVPGSEWGTDFGLAAGWPRQRGHDGDAATAAAAGGDPWQLPVFSSPKPRRGSASLAAGVTGLPVTPPRPPHAWHPPVTRSPATARPRDTSPNTRRPKDVSQVTGTPRDASPVTRRPKDVSSLAEIPRDMSPATRRPKDMGTTVAGIPRDMSPATRRPRDTSSVTESPTPAARHPRDMSLVTENPKDMFLATRRPKDVSPVTRHPRVKSPVTRCHEDTCPATRQPREPSPATRHQRDTISVTRHPEDTSPVTRCPRDMSPVTRHPEEMSPVPGHHRDTFLGSRYPKDMSPATRHPRDPSPVTKRQWDMSPATRQPEDTSSANGHPRDKSPVTKVPKEKSPGTAHREDKFLSTSRYPEDMSPVTMHPKDTSPDTRHPRDTSPDTRRPDEKSPAPGHRRDAFLGSRHPRDRSPRPGRLSPVLSDGVLTPQRVAEDLEMDQDTICPSAPVPAMPRSFSPPHTYGYIYGPPASELGEEEEEEEEEEEEQPVTRGSPGGSLLNGWGSVSEDNFTSARCSLVSSCDGSFLLDASFARALAVAVDGLCFSLEDTDGSYGGPSPPPSPLEEVFSPGVPIPTWDWGTALGVPRRPRMEAAVGIPQHGGHGMGSGGPWARAGGEMGTGGTEAWRSPGRRMRQGQSPLSSAKNQLY from the exons ATGGCGGGCGGCTGGGCGACGGCGTTGGGACTGGGGCTCTGCCTCGCCGCGCTGCGCCGGGGAG GCTGCCACCCCCccggcgcagccccggccccccaaACCGCAGCTG CGCTGCGGGACAATTTCCGCCTGCAGCCGGGTGATTTGGTGGCCACGGCGGGGCAAGCGTTGGAACTGGATTGCGTCCCCCCCTCGGGGCACCCCGAACCCCGCGTCACCTGGAAGAAGGACGGGGTGACCTTGGACTTGACGGGTGACCGGTACTTGGTCACCAACGGGAAGCTGCGGGTGGCACCGGCGCGGCGCGGCGATTCCGGGATCTACGTCTGCGTGGCGGCCAACGCGGCGGGCGAGAGGGAGAGCCGGGGCGCCCGCGTCTCCGTCCTGG AGAAGCCGACCATCGTGCGGCGCCCGAGCGACGCCGTGGCGGTGGCCGGCAGCACCGTGGAGCTGGGCTGCGGCGCCCAAGGTGACCCAGCGCCGCGGGTGCAGTGGCACAAGGAACGCGGGGACCTGCCCTGGGGCAG GCACGAGGTGGACCGGGAGAACACGTTGCGCCTCTACGCCGTGACGGCCACCGACGCCGGCGCCTACGTGTGTACGGCACAGAGCCAGCTgggcaccgccgccgccaccgcccgcctcCGCGTGGAGG ACCGCCTGCCAACGGGCCGGCGGGAGGCCGCGCCCcgggacctgctggccatgcgGCTGCACCTGGACAACGGCACCGCgctgcctgccgccgccgccgtccggCTCCGCTGGCGG GTGCTGACGCCGGCACCGGCGCCGGAGGGCTACGTGGTGCTGTAccgctgcctgctccctgccaccaCCGCCTGGGTCCAGCACGACGCGGGCAGGGACCTCAGCACCGTCATCCCCGCGCTCCGCAGGGGCTACAAGTATGAGTTCAAGGTCCGACCTTACGCTGGAGGGACCCAGGGCTTGGACAGCAACAGCAGGCACCTCTGGATACCCGAGGAAG ggggcctCAGCACCGCTGTCCCGGCAGTGCCAAGCGCGGCGCCCCAGCACATCACTGTGGGCCAGGCTGAGACGGGGAACGGCACCGTGGTCGTGAGCTGGGAGCCACCTCCTCCTGAGGCCCACAACGGCATCATCCGGGGCTACAAG GTCTGGTCAATGGGGGAGGGGTGGCAACGCCCCACCAACAGGACAGTGGACGGAGGCACCCACCACCTGGAAACCCTCCTCCCGAGCCCTGGGGCCGAATTCTGCGTCCAGGTGGCAGCTTTCaacggcgcggggctgggggtccccagcaATGTCACCTGCAGCATCCTGG GGCTGACAGCGGGGAGCACCAGGGTGGTGCAGGTGCTGCGGCAGCCCGCCGTCATCGCAGCCGCCGGCTCGCTGCTCTGGCTGGCCTtgctcgccctcctcctcctcctctgccagcgccgcgccagccaggACGCCGCGGCTCGCcacag GCTGGCGGCCGGTGACTCGCCGTGGCTCGGTGGCCCCTGGAAacctggctgtgccccccccaacctcagcagcagcagcagcctcagcagccGGCTCCTGGGCAGCGACGGCAGGGACCCCCACCCCTCCA ccctgtccttgGACCCCTCGAGCCTcggcccccccacgccccccaaCCACAGCAGCCTCCACGGGGGCCACCAGCCGCCCCTTGGGGACGCAGGGTGCTACGTcggggggcaccctggggtgcgcACCTCGCCCAGCACCCCCAACCCCGCACCCTGGGAGCGCGTCCGCAAGAGAG AGCTGCACCAAGTGCACAGCACCCCGCTGCTCGCCGGTGGCCCCGGCCACGTCCCCGGGAGCGAGTGGGGGACGGATTTTGGGCTGGCAGCTGGGTGGCCTCGGCAAAGGGGACACGACGGTGACGCCGCCACCGCCGCGGCGGCCGGAGGGGACCCGTGGCAGCTGCCGGTCTTCAGCTCCCCCAAACCACGTCGGGGCAGCGCCTCACTGGCCGCCGGCGTCACCGGCTTACCGGTGACACCCCCGAGGCCACCCCACGCCTGGCACCCACCGGTGACGCG GTCCCCGGCCACTGCACGTCCCAGGGACACGTCCCCCAACACCAGGCGCCCCAAGGACGTGTCCCAAGtcactgggacccccagggacgcCTCCCCAGTCACCAGGCGCCCCAAGGACGTGTCCTCGCTCGCTGAGATCCCCAGGGACATGTCCCCGGCCACGAGACGCCCCAAGGACATGGGCACCACGGTCGCTGGGATTCCTAGGGACAtgtctccagccacccggcgccCCAGGGACACATCCTCGGTCACTGAGAGCCCCACACCAGCCGCCAGACACCCCAGGGACATGTCCCTGGTCACTGAGAACCCCAAGGACATGTTCCTGGCCACCAGGCGCCCCAAGGATGTGTCACCAGTCACCAGGCACCCCAGGGTCAAGTCCCCAGTCACCAGATGCCATGAGGACACGTGCCCAGCCACCAGGCAGCCCAGGGAGCCATCGCCAGCCACCAGGCACCAGAGGGACACAATCTCAGTCACCAGGCATCCTGAGGACACATCCCCGGTCACCAGGTGCCCCAGGGACATGTCCCCCGTCACCAGGCACCCCGAGGAGATGTCGCCAGTCCCCGGGCACCACAGGGACACGTTCCTGGGGAGCAGGTACCCCAAGGACATGTCCCCAGCCACCAGGCACCCTAGGGACCCATCACCAGTGACCAAGCGCCAGTGGGACATGTCACCAGCCACCAGGCAGCCCGAGGACACGTCCTCAGCCAACGGACACCCGAGGGACAAGTCCCCAGTCACCAAGGTCCCCAAGGAGAAGTCTCCAGGCACTGCACACCGCGAGGACAAGTTTCTCTCCACCAG CAGGTACCCTGAGGACATGTCACCGGTCACCATGCACCCCAAGGACACATCCCCAGACACCAGGCACCCAAGGGACACATCCCCGGACACCAGACGCCCCGATGAGAAGTCTCCAGCCCCTGGTCACCGCAGGGACGCTTTCCTGGGCAGCAG gcaccccagggacAGGTCCCCACGCCCTGGCCGCCTCTCACCGGTGCTCAGCGATGGGGTCTTGACGCCTCAACGAGTGGCCGAGGACCTGGAGATGGACCAGGACACCATCTGCCCCAG CGCCCCAGTGCCGGCCATGCCCCGGTCCTTCTCGCCGCCGCACACCTACGGCTACATCTACGGGCCACCAGCCTCCgagctgggtgaggaggaggaggaggaagaggaggaggaggaagagcagccagTGACGAGGGGCTCACCGGGGGGGTCGCTGCTGAACGGCTGGGGCTCTGTCTCAGAGGACAACTTCACCAGCGCCCGCTGCAGCCTGGTGAGCTCCTGCGATGGCTCCTTCCTCCTGGACGCCAGCTTCGCCCGGGCGCTGGCGGTGGCCGTCGATGGCCTCTGCTTCAGCCTCGAGGACACCGACGGGAGCTATGGGG GTccctcaccaccaccatcacccttGGAGGAGGTCTTCTCGCCcggggtccccatccccacctggGACTGGGGGACTGCGCTGGGGGTGCCGCGGAGACCCAGGATGGAAGCGGCTGTGGGCATCCCACAGCACG GTGGCCACGGGATGGGCAGCGGTggcccctgggccagggcaggtggtgagatggggacaggagggacagaaGCGTGGCGTTCTCCGGGGCGTAGGATGCGGCAAGGCCAGAGTCCCCTCAGCTCGGCTAAAAACCAGCTTTATTAA